The Geotoga petraea genomic sequence GAATGACCGCGAAGTTATTATTACAGCGACACTGGGTTAATTTCCAGTTTGTCACTTAATATAGATAAATTGATAAAAAGGAGGTTAGAAAAATGAAAATGACTTATGATAAAAAAAGTGATTCTGCATACATTTATTTAAATAAAAACGAAAAAACAAAAGTCTTAAAAACTATTGAAATAAATAACAATATTAACTATAATGCCGATTTAGATGAAAATGATAACATCATTGGTATAGAAATTCTTGATTTTAAGAAAACTTATGGTTATATACCTAACTCTATTGATGTTGATTTTTTAGATCAAAATGATAACTTGAAAGTATTTACCCCCGATGAAGTGGCAAAAATACTTAAAGTTAATTCTGATACTGTTAGAAAATATATTAGAGAAGGTAAAATGCCTGCTTCTAAAATCGGAAATACTTATAGAATCACTTCAAAAAATATAACTGATTTTTTAAATCAAAATTTAATTAATGTATAGTTTCACAGAACCTCTTCTATTAGAGGTTCTTTTTTAATTAAAAAAAGCCTTTTAAGGCTTCTTAATTGTTTAAGTTATTTTAATAAGTCAAAAATATCATTTGCTAACTTTAATTTTAAAGGTCTTCCATATTTTGGATTTTTTCTAAAAATCTCTGTTGCTTTTCTATGCGATACTTTATTGATTAATTTTTCATCTATTTTGTACGCTGCATCCCATACCCATATATTTCCCTCAGCATCAGCTCTATCGTAAAGCATCACATGATCTATTTTTGAATTATTATCAACATCATAAAAAATAAGATCACCTTTTTTGAGATCACCAAATTCTATATATTTTGTATTATATTCGTATAATGCTTGTGAAGATACATCTAATGCATAACCATTTTTATATTTAAAAATATAACTTCCAATGGAATTATACATTTTAATGATATAGCCAGAACAATCTATACCTTCAAAAGAATCTCCACCATATTCATACTTAACCCCATCATATTTTTCTGCAATATTAAACCATTGGTTAATTTCAGAAGGTTTTAATTCCACTTGTTTGGGACTCAGATTCATAACAAAAGCAATTATAATACCTATTAATGCAAATTTAAAAAAATTATCCATTTTAATTCACCTTTTAAAAATAAATCAAGTAATAAAAAAATTATCTTTTATTCTTTTAATCTTTACCTAATGTTATAAAACTGAAAATACAGAACAACGATTATAGTAATAGTTTGTAATTTAATGTTTTCATCAATTACAACCTATATAAAGAAAGGTCATAAACTCTGGCTATTTTTTAATTCTTTGGTATAAAATAAAAGAGCATTTGCTCTTTTATTTTATTGTTATGCCATATGATTTTTGGTGATTTGTTATTTTTTCTAATAGATTATCTGGTAGAGTTGTATTATTTTTATCTATTATTTTTTGAATTTCTTTTTCATTTTTTAAAGTTGTTATTACTTTTGGTTCTATCAATAAACCTCTTCCTATTGCAATCAGATCATAACCAATTTCTTCTGCTTTTTCTAAATCTTCTTCAGAAAATATCGAGCCTACCCCAATTAGAGGAACTCTACCATTTATTACTTTCAAAATTTCTTTTCCAGTGATTTTGTTATTTTCTTCTCTTATAGATGTTTGGTTGTATTTTCCCAAAGAAATATGCAAATAGTCCAAATCTTTTTCACATAATTTATCCACCAATATTTTTGTATCTTCTAATGTTATGCCTGGATTTTCTCTTTCTTCTGGTGAGAATCTATACCCTATTATAAAGTCATCTTTTTTCATATCATTTTTTGCTTGTATAACTGAGTCAACAACTTTAGAGGAAATTTCAATCTTTTGAATGTATTCCCACCCCATTTATCTATTCTTCTGTTAGAATGAGGGGAGAAAAATTGCTGTATTAAATAAGTATTTGCTCCATGAATTTCTACTCCATCAAACCCTGCTTTTATTGCTCTTATAGTAACCTCATAAAAAGATTTGATTATTTCTTGGATTTCTTCATCCTTTAATTCTCTTGGAATAGGTGCATTTTCTCTTTCAGCTGGAATATTTGAAGCAGAAACTATATCTTGATTTTCTTTTAATCCTGGTTTACTCATTCTACCTGCATGAAATATTTGAAGTATTGCTTTAGCTCCATGTTGCTTTATAGCTTTAGATAATCTTTCTAAAGAAGGAATATAATCATCATTTCCAGCATAAAATTGGTTTTCAAAACCTTGACCATTTTCTTGCATAAAGGTAGTCCCAGTTATAATCATCCCAACTTCTTTTGATCTTTCGCTGTAATAAGTCAATTCTTGGTCCGAGATAGTTCCGTCTTTGTTTCCAGAATAAGTTGTCATTGGAGACATTGCTATTTTATTCTTTAGTTCTACACCATTTTTAAAAGTAAATTTGTCATAAAAACTCATTTTTTATCACCTCATCTTATGATATCATAATTTTTTTCACTAATTGACTTATTTGTGAAAAAGTTATATCATTATATTGTAGGTAAAGTAAATTTTCATTAACAATAATTTTATCTTATCATTCACGGAGGTGAACTATGTTTTTAAAAATTAAAGAAGAACCATTTGTAGTAGGGGATTTTAAAATTCAAAAAACTAAATATGTAGATCCAAAAGTAGCGGATTTATTCTTGGTTTTTGAAGATGAAGAAGATAAGGATTTATGGGTTTATTTTTCACATCAAGTAAATAGAGTGCTAAAAAGTGAGATAAGTGATGAGTTCAAAAAAAACATACTTTCTAAGTTGATAGAGAAATACGAAGATCTTCTTGAATATATTTCTCCCGTAATGAAAGATGGAAAAGATGTGGATAAAAACATTGTTTTTGTCACTACAAAATTCAACTTTTTAGAATCAGAAAGTTCGGATCTTAATCACTGGTAATGTATTTAATTGAAGAAGCCTTTTTAAAAGGCTTCTTTTTTATGATAATTTTAGCTTTAGCGTTTCAAAATATCTTCAATTATTTTTATAAACACACTATAGTGAAAAAATTTATTTTTGTTATATAATTTGTATACACAACTATGTGAGATGATATGTATGTTAAAATTGAATATATTTATCGTTATGATAAAGAAATTTGATTCCTTTTAAGGGGGGTTCAATATGATTGGTAATAGTAGAATAATTTACGGAACGATGTGGTTAGGAGGAGGATGGGATAAAGAAAAAGTTACTAAAGATGCTGTTGATACTGCTGAAAAAGCATTTTTAACCGCTGTTGAGATTGGCATTGATCTTTTTGATTTTGCTGATATTTATCAGAATGGCAAGTCTGAACAAGTTTTTGGCGAAGTTCTCAAAAACAATCCTAATTTACGAAATAAAGTGAAGATTCAATCAAAAGCAGGGATTATATTGAAATCTCATTCAGATGTTCAAAGGTACAATTTTAGTTCTTCTCATTTAATAAGCTCTGTAGAGAACAGTTTAAAAAGATTGAATATAGATTATCTTGATTCATTTCTACTGCATAGGCCAGATCCTTTAATGGAAAGATCAGAGTTGAAAAAAGCTTTTGATTATCTTTTTGATAATGGGATTATAAAATCATACGGTGTTTCCAATATGAATCAATATCAAATAGATTTTATTCAAAACGCTGTTGGAAGAAAAGCTTCTGTAAATCAGCTGGAAATGAGTTTAAACAAGCTTGATTTTTTGGATAATACAATTGGCGTAAATAATGATGAAAGTAAAAACACAACATTCACAACAGGATTGATGGAATATTGTATCCAAAATGATATAGAATTACAAGCATGGAGTTCTATGGCTGGTGGTATTTTTTCTGGTAAACCATTGGGAAAAGATGTTGAAAAAAGAATTTTAGAAACGAAGAAGTATGTTTACGAATTATCCAACTCCAAAAGGACTTCAGCTGGTAGTGTTGTTTTAGCATTTTTACTAAACCATCCAGCAAATATTAGACCTGTTATTGGTACAACTAATCCAAAAAGGATTAAAGAATTGAAAGATGCAGAAGATATTGAACTATCCAGAGAAGAATGGTATAAGTTGTATGTTCTTGCAAGAGGGAAGCAATTGCCTTAATACAATTAAATGCAGCTTTTAAGCTGCATTTTTTTATTTGAGTTTTGAAAATAATAATTTTTTACAGATAGTGATATAGCGGTAAATGTTATAAAGGTTTCTAAAAACTATTTTTTTGGTAAAGATATGAAAAAGGCGGCTTAAAAGCCGCCTTTGATTTGATTTGATTTTTATTATTGATAATCTACTATTTCAAAAAGATCTGTTATTGTATCATTTTTATGATAAGCTCTAATTACTAATACTACATCATTATAATCTCCATCTGGATTAGAGTTAGAACCTGCATCTTCAAACCCAACTATAATCTCACCTTTTCCGTTATTACCGTCTTCATTTATGTAGAATTTTATTGCAGATTCTCCATTAGGATAGTCATCTCCCAATGCTTTTGGATTTCTAAAAGTTTTGTTTTCGTCTAGATCATTTATATAAAATCCTAAATATTTTGCATAAGCTTTGTACGTTTCTCTATCTTTATTCTCATTCTTAGTACTTTCTATTAACTCAACAACTTCAAATCCGTCAGTTCCTTGTAATTGATCCCAATTGTCAACACCAGTTCCTTTATAATTAAATATTCCAATTTTGTGATCATGCGCAGAGTCTTTCGAATAATATATAATATCTAAAATAATTTCTGGATATGAATCTTCATCTGTTGGAACAACGGGTATAGTTTTTAAATGTCCTGAAACAAGATTCCCATTTAATATAATTTTATCAAAATACTCTTTATCTGGTGTAGAAGCATCTTGATCAATTAATTCGTACATAAAAACTCCTTGATTTCCTGTTGCATTGAAAACTAAATTTGTTTCTGGGTTATAAGTTACAAAGTTTGGTGATAATTCATTTACATCTAAACCTGTGCCATCTCCCTCAACAGCATTTGAGAAATAATGTTCTCCATTTTTTACTAATGATAAGCCATCGAATTTATAAACTAATAAAGCACTTGCTGAGTGTACGAAAAGGCTGTTATCCATATATGAAAGACCATTTACGGTACCTAAAGGGAAATTAACGATGTCTGAACCATCTGATAAGTTAACTAAGTCAAAACCATTTTCTGCTCTTGTATAAGCTGCATAATCTCCTAAAATAGCTAAGCTTGCTTTTTCTTCATTGCTAGTAATTGAGTTAACATCCACAGAATTTTGTTCTACTAAATCTGAATTATATTCGACAATGGTTCCACCTTCTGTACTTATTGATAAAGCATATAAGCTATTCTCACTAACTTGTAAATCCTTGACATAGTTTACATCTACTGAGTCTAAAATTTCAAAATTTGAATCTGTTTTTAATATTTTTCCATTTTCATTTGCTAAAGAAAAATAATAATAATCACCGAGTTTTGCTATTGAAGTTACAACTAATCCTGCTTCATTTTCCTGTTGATCATTTTGGACATATAATACTTTTACATTTCTTAAGTTCTCCTTGGTTCTTTCAACTTGATTATCATTATTAATGTTTTTTATATCTTTTTGGTCAACCATATTTACATATATTGTATTTAAACTATTAACAATTGTATAACCTGCAAAAATCAAATTATCTCCGTCATTTAAAATATCATTTATATCTGCATTTTCAAATTTTGCTCTAACAGATTCATTAGGTTGACCATTATCGGAAGTATCAAATAATTGAATAGCTCCTTTCATTTCTTCTCCAGCTTTATTATAAGATATAGCTATACTATCTTCATAATATACTAAATCATTAGCTTGAACTTCTATTTCATTAACCTTAAACAAAGGTGCATTCCCCTTAAATCCAAAATAATATTGAAATGTTTCACTTGGTTCAAAAGCTGATATGCTTCTTGTACTAACAAAACCATCTTTAACATTAGTTTCGTAAGTAACGTCTAACTCAATTGTATCTCCAGGTAAAACTCCAGGATCATTTGGTTGTGTTATACACGATGCTAAAAATAGCGTAAGTACAAGTAATGTGGTTAAAAATAATGTTCTTTTCATAAATATCCCTCCTAAAATTTTTAAAAACTTCTATTATATATTATAAAATATTAATTATTAAAAGATTTTTACGAAAGTAACAGATTTAATTAATGTTACCATTTTTTAACCATCATATTTTCATTTAATGAAATCATAATATTTTGTTTACTTGTTAGACATTTAAAAATAATAGGTTTCACCATTATTTTCTTTTTTTATTTTTTATTAGTTTTTTACTACATTTTTTGACATGTCATAATAATATATGTATAATAGTTATAATTTATTTATAATTTTTTTCATTTTAATCTTAATAAGGGGGAAACGAAATGAAAATTAGAACAAAGTTGAACATTTTCATACCTATGATGGTTGTTATTGGAATAATTGCTATTATTTTGCTGTCTACATTTTTTCAAGATAGAGTTTATGATTTCCAAAATGATAACTATATAGAACAGATAAATTATAGTTATTTAAATGAGCTAGAGAATCTAGAAAATTCTTTGAAGAGAACTTTAGATTCTATACTAACTAATGAAGAAATTAAAAAGGCTTTTGCTGAGAATAATCGCCAAAAACTTCTAGATTTAACTCTTCCTATTTGGGATACACTTAAAGATAATAATATAGCACAATTCCACTTTCACAAAAACTCTGTATCTTTTTTAAGATTACATAACTTGGATAAATATGAAGATGATTTGAGTTCTTATAGAGAAACAATTAATCAGGTTAACAAAACTAAAAAACCTGTTTCTGGACTAGAAATAGGTAGAGGCGGACTAGGATTTAGGTATGTCGCCCCTGTTTTTTATAATAACGAATTCCAGGGAACAGTAGAAATAGGACTTTCTATAAATCAAGAATTTTTGAAAAAAATAAAAGGAAACTCCGTACTTAAAATTTTTAAGAATGATTTAAGTAGTGATTTAGAAATTTTCCAATCTAATGAATTCGATCTATCTTCATTTACAAAAAATGTAAATTCTATAATATCTGGTGAATCTTATTACTATAATATAAAGGGTAATGATTTAATAGCAATGTTTCCTCTAAAAGATTATAGCGATACAATTATAGGATATATAGGAACAAAAATAGATTACAACGAAATCGTTTCAAATAACAGAAATGGGATATTGTATTCTATAATTATTAGTTCAATTATTTTAATAATAATTATTATATTCAGCATATTTATATCGAGAAAAATAGTTAAAGAAATTAATTATTTGAAAAATAAAGTTGATGATTTTTCAAACGGAAAGCTAGTATTAGATTTTTCTGAAATGAAATTTGATCAAGAATTTGAAAATATTTCTAACTCATTGAAAGAAGCTGTAAATAAGCTTAAAAATTCTATGATAAAGATAACTCA encodes the following:
- a CDS encoding helix-turn-helix domain-containing protein gives rise to the protein MKMTYDKKSDSAYIYLNKNEKTKVLKTIEINNNINYNADLDENDNIIGIEILDFKKTYGYIPNSIDVDFLDQNDNLKVFTPDEVAKILKVNSDTVRKYIREGKMPASKIGNTYRITSKNITDFLNQNLINV
- a CDS encoding aldo/keto reductase produces the protein MIGNSRIIYGTMWLGGGWDKEKVTKDAVDTAEKAFLTAVEIGIDLFDFADIYQNGKSEQVFGEVLKNNPNLRNKVKIQSKAGIILKSHSDVQRYNFSSSHLISSVENSLKRLNIDYLDSFLLHRPDPLMERSELKKAFDYLFDNGIIKSYGVSNMNQYQIDFIQNAVGRKASVNQLEMSLNKLDFLDNTIGVNNDESKNTTFTTGLMEYCIQNDIELQAWSSMAGGIFSGKPLGKDVEKRILETKKYVYELSNSKRTSAGSVVLAFLLNHPANIRPVIGTTNPKRIKELKDAEDIELSREEWYKLYVLARGKQLP
- a CDS encoding C40 family peptidase, yielding MDNFFKFALIGIIIAFVMNLSPKQVELKPSEINQWFNIAEKYDGVKYEYGGDSFEGIDCSGYIIKMYNSIGSYIFKYKNGYALDVSSQALYEYNTKYIEFGDLKKGDLIFYDVDNNSKIDHVMLYDRADAEGNIWVWDAAYKIDEKLINKVSHRKATEIFRKNPKYGRPLKLKLANDIFDLLK